Below is a window of uncultured Sphaerochaeta sp. DNA.
CATCACTGGGACGATGGCCGTATCCCCTTTTACCAGATCGAAACCTGCCTCTTCCATTTTTCTTCGGAAATACACTGCATTACGCATGGTTATTTCCTTATACGGATTTCCTGCTTCCAGCAGGTCCAGTACCTTGATCGTCCCACCGCAGATAGCCGGTGCCAAGGTATTGGAAAACAGGTATGGACGAGCCCTCTGGCGGTACAGGTCGATCAGGAGTTGACGACCGGATATGCACCCTCCACTTGCCCCACCACAGGCTTTCCCAAAGGTGGTGGTTATCAAGTCCACCTTCCCTTCAACACCACACAGCTCAACGGTTCCTCGTCCATTAGGCCCAAGATAACCGGTTGCATGTGAGTCATCGACCATCACCAAGGCATCATACTGCTCGGCTAGTGCACAGATCTCTGCAAGCTTGGCGATATCCCCATCCATGGAGAAAACGCCGTCTGTAGCAATCAGGCGCCGTCTCTGATCCTTGCTCTCCTGTAGCACTGCCTCCAAGCTCGCCATATCACTATGCTTGTAGCGATACCGTTTTGCCTTGCACAGCCTAATCCCATCGATGATGGATGCATGATTGAGTTCATCACTGATGACCGCGTCTTCTTCTCCCAACAATGGTTCGAACAGAGCCCCGTTGGCATCAAAGCAAGAGGAGAAGAGAATGGTATCATCTGTGTGCAAGAAGGCACTGACGCGCTGTTCCAACTCCTTGTGAATCTGCTGGGTCCCACAGATGAAACGGACCGAGGAAAGTCCGTACCCCCATCTATCCATGGCATCCTTTGCGGCATTGACAACCTCTGCATTGTCGGCTAATCCCAGATAATTGTTTGCACAAAAATTAAGAACCTCACCGTCGGCGACCGAGATTGAACGTTGCTGCTTGCCTTGCAATACCCGTTCCTTCTTCATCAATCCAGATTGTTCTTGTTCTGCAAAGAATGCCTTCAGATCCTTTTCCAGTGCTTCTGTCATGGATTCCTCCTTCTAATGGTTTCAATCATATCAAGGGTCATGGTCTCCAGGTTGTAGGTAGGATTCCAATCCCACTCCACCCGTGCTGCATAGTCTTCCAGGCAGTTAGGCCAGGAATCTGCAATGGCTTGCTTCACGGGGTCCACCTCATAGGAAATGGTAAACCCTGGAATGATGGTACGTATATAGGCAGCTTGCTCTTCAGGAGAGAAACTCATACTGGCAACATTGAATGCATTGCGATGCCTGAGCCTGCTGGGATCTGCTTCCATTATCTGGATTGCCGCTTCCACGGCATCTGGCATGTAGATCATATCAAGGTAGGTGTCGCCCCTGAGAAAGCAGGTATAATGCTCCTTCTTCACTGCTTCATAGTAGATTTCCACTGCATAATCTGTCGTACCACCGCCCGGTGGTGTCATATTGCTGATAATACCCGGATATCGAACCCCCCGGGTATCAACATCATAAGCATGATGGTAATAATCACACAACAACTCACCTGCAACCTTGGTTACCCCGTAGATGGAAGTAGGACGCTGGATGGTGTCCTGTGGGGTGAACTGTTTGGGAGTGGTGGGACCGAACGCCCCAATCGAGGAAGGGGTGAACACCGCACAGCGATTCTCTTTCGCCACTTCCAGGGTTGCAATCAAGCCATTCATATTGAGATCCCACGCTATCAGAGGATTTTGCTCGGCCCTCGCAGAGAGCAGAGCGGCCAGATGATAGATAGTATCAATCTTATGTTTCTTGACAATTTCATTGATGGTTTTCCCATCACGCGCATCTACCTTGTAGAAGGGACCTCCACTGATGAGCTCCTTGTTTACATCATCACGGATATCAGTCAATATCACATGATCAGACCCATAGCGACGACGGCATTCCATGGCTATCTCTGAACCAAGCTGTCCCAATGAACCTATGATTAGGATGTTTTTCATCAGACCCTCCAAGAGCACATTCCTTGACAATTCCCTTTTGGGGAGCATACAATATCTATGTTCATTATAATAAACAGAGTTCACTATGTCAAACTTATTACCACAAGGAGCGATGCAATGGAAACCCCTCCAATGATCGGCAAAAACATACAACGGATACGCACCAGCAGGAAACTCACACTCAATGTACTCTCTGAACGTTCAGGTGTGTCGAAGGCCATGCTCAGCCAGATTGAATCAGACAAGGTTAACCCTACGGTGGCCACGGTCTGGAAAATTGCAAGGGGCTTGAATGTTGAGCTCAATGATCTTCTCGATTCAGACGATCAACCAAAAAGGATTTTCACCCTCAATCCGGCCGGTGAGGATTCACCAAAACTCGAAACACATGAAAATGGGGTATCCATCAGGATCCTCAGCCCCTTGAGTATGGTGGAAGATCTTGAGATGTATCTTGTTACCCTCGAGCCACACAGTATTCTCAGCAGTGAACCACACTATGCAGGAACACAAGAGTATCTTACCGTCGTAAAAGGTGCAGTAAAGGTACAGGCTGGGGACAACATTGCGGAGATACGAAAGGGTGATTTCCTCGTCTACCATTGCGATGTTGAGCACTCCATTGCCAATGAAAGCAACCAGGTTGCAGTAGTGCACATGGTGGTACGCTTTACCGAGGAGAAACGCTAGTTACTGCTTTTATTTGACGTGAAGGACTGCCTGCAGTATAAAGGAGCAAGGCAGGTATATCATGGCAAAAAGAAGCATCATGGTCTCCTATGGAATGGGAAAGTTCATTGCTGAGTTCCTAACCGGAGC
It encodes the following:
- a CDS encoding glycine C-acetyltransferase; translated protein: MTEALEKDLKAFFAEQEQSGLMKKERVLQGKQQRSISVADGEVLNFCANNYLGLADNAEVVNAAKDAMDRWGYGLSSVRFICGTQQIHKELEQRVSAFLHTDDTILFSSCFDANGALFEPLLGEEDAVISDELNHASIIDGIRLCKAKRYRYKHSDMASLEAVLQESKDQRRRLIATDGVFSMDGDIAKLAEICALAEQYDALVMVDDSHATGYLGPNGRGTVELCGVEGKVDLITTTFGKACGGASGGCISGRQLLIDLYRQRARPYLFSNTLAPAICGGTIKVLDLLEAGNPYKEITMRNAVYFRRKMEEAGFDLVKGDTAIVPVMIYDEAKAVQMADMLLTKGIYVIGFCYPVVPKGKARIRVQLSATHTLEDLDKAVDAFKETAKEMKLL
- a CDS encoding NAD-dependent epimerase/dehydratase family protein; amino-acid sequence: MKNILIIGSLGQLGSEIAMECRRRYGSDHVILTDIRDDVNKELISGGPFYKVDARDGKTINEIVKKHKIDTIYHLAALLSARAEQNPLIAWDLNMNGLIATLEVAKENRCAVFTPSSIGAFGPTTPKQFTPQDTIQRPTSIYGVTKVAGELLCDYYHHAYDVDTRGVRYPGIISNMTPPGGGTTDYAVEIYYEAVKKEHYTCFLRGDTYLDMIYMPDAVEAAIQIMEADPSRLRHRNAFNVASMSFSPEEQAAYIRTIIPGFTISYEVDPVKQAIADSWPNCLEDYAARVEWDWNPTYNLETMTLDMIETIRRRNP
- a CDS encoding XRE family transcriptional regulator, yielding METPPMIGKNIQRIRTSRKLTLNVLSERSGVSKAMLSQIESDKVNPTVATVWKIARGLNVELNDLLDSDDQPKRIFTLNPAGEDSPKLETHENGVSIRILSPLSMVEDLEMYLVTLEPHSILSSEPHYAGTQEYLTVVKGAVKVQAGDNIAEIRKGDFLVYHCDVEHSIANESNQVAVVHMVVRFTEEKR